One stretch of Sinomonas terrae DNA includes these proteins:
- a CDS encoding 3-oxoacyl-ACP synthase III, protein MQHGNEQGLDLAGNATFRHTNTTLLSVSSVEAPRIVSSTDFDHKLAATLQRLKFPPRLLERVAGITHRRWWAAGTSFDDAAIEAGAKALAEAGVEPAQVGLLINTSVTRRNLEPSVAVKIHHRLGLTSSAMNFDLANACLGFVNGMILAANMIDAGQIKYAVIVNGEDSQAVQETTLARLQRPETTREEFNREFATLTLGSGAAAAVLGPADAHPGGHRLLGGVMRAGTEHHELCVGGVDGMTTDAKGLLDGGLQLVVEAWREAQPEWDWAAMDRYVTHQVSNAHTQAIIKAIDLDPDRVPITFPYWGNVGPASLPMTLAAEAQSLTAGDRVLCMGVGSGLNTGMVEIVW, encoded by the coding sequence ATGCAGCACGGAAACGAACAGGGGCTTGACTTGGCAGGGAACGCGACCTTCCGGCACACCAACACCACGCTGCTTTCGGTGAGCAGTGTCGAAGCTCCGAGGATCGTGAGTTCCACGGATTTCGACCACAAGTTGGCCGCGACCCTGCAGCGGCTGAAGTTCCCGCCCCGGCTGCTTGAGCGTGTTGCGGGCATTACGCACCGTCGATGGTGGGCCGCAGGGACGTCATTCGATGACGCCGCAATCGAAGCGGGCGCGAAGGCACTCGCCGAGGCCGGCGTCGAACCTGCCCAGGTCGGCCTGCTGATCAACACCTCGGTCACGCGGCGCAACCTCGAGCCGTCCGTGGCGGTGAAGATCCACCACCGACTGGGCCTGACGTCGTCGGCCATGAACTTCGACCTCGCCAACGCCTGCCTTGGATTCGTGAACGGCATGATCCTGGCGGCCAACATGATCGACGCGGGGCAGATCAAGTACGCCGTGATCGTCAACGGTGAGGACTCCCAAGCCGTCCAGGAAACCACTCTGGCACGATTGCAGCGGCCCGAGACTACGCGTGAGGAATTCAACCGGGAGTTCGCCACGCTCACGCTGGGATCCGGGGCCGCCGCGGCAGTCCTGGGCCCGGCGGATGCGCATCCCGGAGGTCACCGGCTTCTCGGCGGCGTGATGCGTGCCGGCACTGAGCACCACGAATTGTGCGTGGGGGGCGTCGACGGCATGACCACTGACGCGAAGGGCCTGCTCGACGGTGGCCTCCAGCTCGTCGTCGAAGCCTGGCGCGAAGCCCAGCCAGAGTGGGACTGGGCCGCCATGGACCGCTACGTCACGCATCAGGTCAGCAACGCCCACACCCAGGCGATCATCAAGGCTATTGATCTTGACCCGGACAGGGTCCCGATCACGTTCCCGTACTGGGGCAACGTGGGGCCGGCCTCTCTCCCCATGACGCTTGCGGCCGAGGCGCAGTCGCTCACCGCGGGGGACAGGGTCTTGTGCATGGGCGTCGGCTCCGGGCTGAACACCGGCATGGTGGAAATCGTTTGGTAG
- a CDS encoding winged helix-turn-helix domain-containing protein — translation MQDVVVIEDPAAAAASLDPLRARLLRELATPSSAAGLAAKVGLPRQKINYHLRSLEEHGLIELVEERRKGNVMERVLQATAASYVISPAALAAVEPDPTRYRDRFSAYWLLALASRMVHEVGRLIMGAAAAKQQLATFAVEGEITFASAASRAAFAEELAADVARLATKYHDAEAPGGRAHRVIVALHPSLKKDPRRQQGQSLSSSESQEIQP, via the coding sequence ATGCAAGACGTAGTCGTGATCGAGGATCCCGCTGCAGCGGCGGCCAGCCTCGACCCACTCCGGGCGAGGCTCCTTCGGGAGCTCGCAACGCCCTCGTCTGCTGCGGGCCTCGCTGCCAAGGTCGGCCTCCCGCGGCAGAAGATCAACTATCACCTGCGGTCCCTCGAGGAGCACGGCCTCATCGAGCTTGTCGAGGAGCGCCGCAAGGGCAACGTCATGGAGCGGGTGCTCCAAGCAACCGCGGCCTCCTACGTCATCTCGCCAGCGGCGCTGGCAGCCGTCGAGCCGGATCCCACGCGCTACCGTGACCGCTTCAGCGCCTATTGGCTGCTCGCGCTCGCCTCGCGCATGGTCCACGAGGTCGGGCGACTCATCATGGGGGCAGCTGCGGCAAAGCAGCAGCTTGCGACCTTTGCGGTCGAGGGCGAGATCACCTTCGCATCCGCAGCGTCCCGGGCTGCTTTTGCCGAGGAGCTGGCCGCGGACGTCGCCCGGCTCGCCACGAAGTACCACGACGCGGAGGCGCCGGGCGGCCGAGCACATCGCGTCATCGTCGCACTTCATCCCAGTCTCAAGAAGGATCCTCGCCGTCAACAGGGCCAGTCCCTGTCATCATCAGAAAGCCAGGAGATTCAGCCATGA
- a CDS encoding Hsp20/alpha crystallin family protein codes for MSDLTRWFDSRRSPFELFQRLFEGDPVASAEIRVEELVDDGELVVRAELPGIDPETDVDVSVSEGQLRIEAHREERQEEKEKGGYRTEFRYGSFTRTLALPEGASADDVTATYTDGVLEIRVPIPEQKPARLSNKIEVKRG; via the coding sequence ATGTCAGATCTGACCAGGTGGTTCGATTCCCGGCGATCGCCGTTTGAGCTGTTCCAGAGACTGTTCGAAGGAGACCCCGTCGCGTCGGCCGAGATCAGGGTCGAGGAATTGGTCGACGACGGTGAGCTCGTCGTGCGGGCCGAACTCCCCGGGATCGATCCCGAGACGGACGTGGACGTCAGCGTGTCGGAAGGCCAGCTCCGCATCGAGGCCCATCGCGAGGAGCGGCAGGAGGAGAAGGAGAAGGGCGGCTATCGAACCGAGTTCCGCTACGGCTCCTTCACCCGCACGCTTGCGCTTCCCGAAGGGGCCTCTGCCGACGATGTCACCGCGACCTACACCGACGGCGTGCTCGAGATCCGCGTCCCGATCCCAGAGCAGAAGCCTGCGCGGCTCTCCAACAAGATCGAGGTCAAGCGAGGCTGA